TCACCGCCATCAGGATCGCGATTTGCTCCGCTGCCGAGAGCGGGCGAGACTGCGGCTGCTTGAGGACCTCCCGAATGCGGCGGCCGCGCTCTAGGGTTTGCTGGGTCTGCTCATCGAGCTGCGTGCCAAAACGAGCAAAAATCTCCACCTCTTGGAACTGGGCATAGGAGAGGCGCAAGTCTCCGGCGATCGTCTGGTAGGCCGGTAGCTGGGTTTTGCCGCCCACCCGCGACACCGATTTCCCCACATCCACCGCCGGAAAAATACTTTTCTGAAAGAGATCAGGCGAAAGATAGATTTGACCATCAGTGATAGAGATCAAATTGGTTGGAATATAAGCTGAGATATTTTGGGCCTGAGTTTCAATAATTGGCAGAGCCGTGAGAGAGCCGTCCCCCAGCTCAGCCGACAGGTGAGTCGCTCGCTCCAGCAGCCGCGAATGGAGATAAAAGATATCGCCCGGATAGGCCTCGCGGCCGGGAGGACGGCGCAGCAGCAAAGAGAGTTCGCGGTAGGTGCGGGCGTGGTGGGTGAGATCGTCGTAGACAATCAGCACATCTCTCCCCTGCTCTGCAAAATACTCAGCCATCGTCGTGGCCCCGTAGGGGGTGATATATTGCAGTCCCAGGGGATCTTGCCCCGCAGCTACCACCACCACGGTGTAGTCCATCGCGCCCTGCTCGCGCAGCGTGGCGATCACCTTGGCGATCGCCGCCGATCGCTGCCCAATGGCACAGTAGATACAGAGCACATCTTTATCTTTTTGATTGAGAATCGTGTCAATGGCGATCGCCGTTTTTCCCGTTTGGCGATCGCCGATGATGAGTTCCCGCTGGCCTCGCCCAATGGGAATCAGCGCGTCGACCACCTTCAGGCCCGTTTGCAGCGGTACCGTGACAGGGGCGCGATCGAGGATGGCCGGAGCCTCCCGCTCCACAGGGCGGCGCTCCGCGATATCTAGGGCACCGCGTTCGTCCAGAGGCTGCCCCATGACCGTCACCACTCGCCCCAGCAGCGCATCTCCCACCGGCACATCCACCACTCGCTCTGTCCGATAGACCTCATCTCCTGCTTGCAGATGCTGACTATCTCCCAGCAAAATCACGCCCACCTCCTCAGGGTCGAGGTTGAAGGCAATGCCCAACAGGGGCTCTCCACTCGCCTCCGCGCCGGCCTTGGGAAAACACACCAGCTCATCCGCTCGCACCCCCGGCAGGCCCGTCACCCGGGCAATTCCGGGCCGGACGGACTGGACCAGTCCCGTTTCCCGCAGGGTGAGCGCCGCTGGGTAATGGGTTAAAACTTGGGCAATGATGGCGCAGGCATCATGACAGACGGCCTGCACCCGCTGAGAGGTGGAGTTCATCATGAGAGGCTCCCCCTTGTCTGAGGGCGGTAGAGAGATGCTGCTCAAGGGTTTGGAGATAGGTATCCAGGCTCCAGACAATTTCCTGGCCAGGCAGCTTGATTTCGATCCCGCAGAGCAGGCTGGGGGAGAGCCCAAACTCCAGGGCAGGGGCGATCGCAAACTGGGCTTGTAGCGCTTCCATGACCTGATGGCGCAGGTCCGGCGACATCTCAAAACTGCTGCGAATCGCGATAGGCTGATGAGTTTGGTCCAGGGCCTGGGCGATCGCCTGCTGCTGGGGCTCCTCCAGATGACGCAGGCGATCGCAAAACCGGCGAACGATCTGCTGCTCTAGCTCAGCACCTGCCAGATCGCTCAGGGCTTGGCGAGCGATCGCCCAGGTTTGATAGATCACTTTTTGGCGCAGAGTCCGCAAAAATGCCTCCTGTTCCTGAGAGAGCTCCGCTTGCCACAGCGCCCGCCGATCGGCCATTTCCTGGCGAATCTGGGCCAGCTGCTGATAGCGCTCCTGGTCTGCCGCCACCTGCGCCTCTGCTAGCAGCGCAGCCCGCTGATTTTGGAGATCTTGCTGCTGTTGCTCATAGACTGCGATCGCCTGCTGAGCCTCCGCTTGCAGCCGCTCAGCCGCCTGCCATCGCTCCTCCAGCTGTGTCTGGCGCTTGTGCATCACCTTGAGGATCGGCTTATAGAGCAGCCACCGCAGCAGCAGCACCAAGATCAGAAAATTAAACACTTGGGCAAAGACAGTAAACCACTGAATTAACACATCAGTTCCCCAAAAAATGATTCCAAAATGGATTAACAAACAGCAAAATCATTGACACAACAAAGCAATAAATTGCCGTTGATTCCACCATGGCCAGCCCGACAAATAATGTGCGGGTAATGGTATTCGTTTTGTCGGGCTGCTGAGCGATCGCGCCCAGCGCTCTCGCCACCGCCATTCCCTCGCCCAGAGCTGGTCCGATCGAGCCGATCGCGATCGTCAAACCGGCCGTCACCATTGAAACTGCGCCAATCAAGGCTAGATCACTCATGACCCGTCTCCTGTGTAGAAACCGAGTGAGATTGGTGCTGGACACTAGCCGCCGAAGCGATATAGACCAAGGCCAGCATTGCGAAAACATAGGCCTGAATCAACCCAAAAACCAGCCCTAAAACATGCATTGCCACCGGCACAAACAGAGGCACTAGAGACAGCAAAATTGCCGCCAACAAATTGCCGCTCATAATATTGCCAAACAGCCGCACCGCCAGCGCCAAAGTCCTCGAAAATTCCCCAATTATCTGAAATGGCAGCATGATAGGAGTGGGTTCTATATAGGCCTTTAAATAGCGCTTTAGGCCCTGCTGACGAATGCCAAAAATGGGAACTGCTACGAAGACACAGAGCGCCAAAGCCACTGTGGTCGACAGAGATCCCGTGGGAGCTTGATAGCCAGGAACCACCGTCAGCAAATTTGAAGTCACAATAAATAGAAAAAGCGTCCCAACAAACGATAAATAGGGCTCTGGATCTTGCTGAGTAATCTCGCCAATCTGGCTGTACATGCCGTCGACAATCATCTCTAAAAAGTCTTGCCAGGGAGGCAGCTGGGGGCGAACGGCTAGTCGCTGGGTTACCCAACCCGACAGCACCGCCAGCAGCGCCATGGTCAGCCACGTAAAGATCAGCGTGGCATTGATAACCATCATCTCCCAGGCATAAAACACCACATTATCAGGACTCACTTCCATCTCACTCCTCCAGAGGTCGAAGCGCAATGAGAGATGTTTGGGGTCGCCAGCGAGCGATGAGCAAGCTGCGCGCCACCAGAAATCCCCCCAGAGCCAGCAGCAGGCGCTCCCAGCGGCCATCCACCAGCCAATAGAAACCCACCAGAGCAGTACTCAGGCGCACCACGCCACTACCCACCATCAGCAGCACAGGGTGACGAGTTCGGACCAGGTGCTGCACGGTGAACCACAGACAGCTGAAATAGAAGATTCCCAAGCCAAACCCAAGGGGGAATACCACCATATGCGGTAATAGCCTGTGAATGAAAAGATCCATGGGGAATCCTCCTTCAAGATCCCGATTTAGCTTAAGGTTAGAGAAGCGTGATATGAGCAAGACGATACAAGTTGAGCTGTCTAGTCTGTATCCACTCCTTCGAGCAATAGAGTTTTAGTAAATCAGGGAGAGATCAGAGAGAAATCAGAGCCTATTAGCGCTGCTGCTCTCGCTGCATCCAATACCAAGCGCTCCAGCACCCCAGCACAATCCCCACAAATAGCCCCATCAGCGTCCACGAGTAAGAACTGGGAAAGCGCCGATCTATCCACATCCCCAGCGCAACCCCTGCTAGCGTTGGC
This genomic stretch from Geitlerinema sp. PCC 7407 harbors:
- a CDS encoding alternate F1F0 ATPase, F1 subunit alpha; this encodes MMNSTSQRVQAVCHDACAIIAQVLTHYPAALTLRETGLVQSVRPGIARVTGLPGVRADELVCFPKAGAEASGEPLLGIAFNLDPEEVGVILLGDSQHLQAGDEVYRTERVVDVPVGDALLGRVVTVMGQPLDERGALDIAERRPVEREAPAILDRAPVTVPLQTGLKVVDALIPIGRGQRELIIGDRQTGKTAIAIDTILNQKDKDVLCIYCAIGQRSAAIAKVIATLREQGAMDYTVVVVAAGQDPLGLQYITPYGATTMAEYFAEQGRDVLIVYDDLTHHARTYRELSLLLRRPPGREAYPGDIFYLHSRLLERATHLSAELGDGSLTALPIIETQAQNISAYIPTNLISITDGQIYLSPDLFQKSIFPAVDVGKSVSRVGGKTQLPAYQTIAGDLRLSYAQFQEVEIFARFGTQLDEQTQQTLERGRRIREVLKQPQSRPLSAAEQIAILMAVTHGQLDAVPLDQIEVAEQRICEGVRRQMPDLCDRIHTGKPFTEGDRDLLLKALQAVMNAP
- a CDS encoding ATP synthase F0 subcomplex subunit B, which translates into the protein MLIQWFTVFAQVFNFLILVLLLRWLLYKPILKVMHKRQTQLEERWQAAERLQAEAQQAIAVYEQQQQDLQNQRAALLAEAQVAADQERYQQLAQIRQEMADRRALWQAELSQEQEAFLRTLRQKVIYQTWAIARQALSDLAGAELEQQIVRRFCDRLRHLEEPQQQAIAQALDQTHQPIAIRSSFEMSPDLRHQVMEALQAQFAIAPALEFGLSPSLLCGIEIKLPGQEIVWSLDTYLQTLEQHLSTALRQGGASHDELHLSAGAGRLS
- a CDS encoding ATP synthase subunit I, which encodes MVVFPLGFGLGIFYFSCLWFTVQHLVRTRHPVLLMVGSGVVRLSTALVGFYWLVDGRWERLLLALGGFLVARSLLIARWRPQTSLIALRPLEE
- a CDS encoding F0F1 ATP synthase subunit C — protein: MSDLALIGAVSMVTAGLTIAIGSIGPALGEGMAVARALGAIAQQPDKTNTITRTLFVGLAMVESTAIYCFVVSMILLFVNPFWNHFLGN
- a CDS encoding F0F1 ATP synthase subunit A — protein: MEVSPDNVVFYAWEMMVINATLIFTWLTMALLAVLSGWVTQRLAVRPQLPPWQDFLEMIVDGMYSQIGEITQQDPEPYLSFVGTLFLFIVTSNLLTVVPGYQAPTGSLSTTVALALCVFVAVPIFGIRQQGLKRYLKAYIEPTPIMLPFQIIGEFSRTLALAVRLFGNIMSGNLLAAILLSLVPLFVPVAMHVLGLVFGLIQAYVFAMLALVYIASAASVQHQSHSVSTQETGHE